Genomic window (Candidatus Eremiobacteraceae bacterium):
TGGGGCGGACACGGAGCCCCGGTCATCGCGCAGGAGTATCGCGCTGTGGCAATCGCACTGGTGGCAGGCAGCGTTGAACCGATGCCGGGAGCCCACGAACTTTTCGAGCTTCTAGCGTCCCGCGGCGTGCAACACGCGATCTTCTCGAATGGCTGGAGCGAATTGCAGGCTGCCAAGGCGGCGGCCATCGGCTACCCCGGACGGGTGATCACGTCGGAGGAAGTCGGAGCCTGGAAGCCCGAGGGGGTCGCCTTTCTTCGTGCTGCCACCCTAGCCGGCTTCGACCCTCCAAGCACGCTCTACGTGGGCGATTCCCCGGTTACGGACGTGGTTGGGTCAAAGGGAGCGGGGATGCAGGCGGCCTGGGCGGATCTAGAGGGGCACACCTATCCGAGCGGCGTCGTCGCGCCG
Coding sequences:
- a CDS encoding HAD family hydrolase, which produces MIRTLLFDFDHTLGVDGRLEERVLRGLAIRYCERVPSDAEIAQSLSEFRAGRTPLDTMVEDAVSTWGGHGAPVIAQEYRAVAIALVAGSVEPMPGAHELFELLASRGVQHAIFSNGWSELQAAKAAAIGYPGRVITSEEVGAWKPEGVAFLRAATLAGFDPPSTLYVGDSPVTDVVGSKGAGMQAAWADLEGHTYPSGVVAPDYVVKWLPEVVGLVGRT